A region of Pseudomonas saponiphila DNA encodes the following proteins:
- a CDS encoding DUF2274 domain-containing protein: MSTTKKLRLGPLPKTESTKLTFVCPTSLKVDLDRYAALHAQAYGEAVDAATLIPHMLEAFMAGDRGFRKGTATRSTPPKPP, encoded by the coding sequence ATGAGCACGACCAAGAAGCTGCGGCTCGGCCCGCTGCCGAAGACCGAGAGCACCAAGCTGACTTTCGTTTGCCCGACCAGCTTGAAAGTCGACCTCGACCGCTACGCCGCGCTACACGCGCAGGCGTATGGCGAGGCCGTTGATGCGGCGACGCTGATCCCGCATATGCTGGAAGCGTTCATGGCGGGGGATCGAGGATTCAGGAAGGGCACGGCGACCCGCAGCACACCACCGAAGCCGCCATGA
- a CDS encoding HlyD family secretion protein codes for MSTNHRSSRIFAVSLLILLLAAGGFGYWKSLQDRLPEGLSMGNGRLEATEVQIASKIPGRLAEVRVNEGDKVLQGQLLARMDTRTLEAQRNQAEAEVLRARENLSAAEANVQLRQSEQLLANQELKRSQELFRRGFASQQIIDQQQARLNTGNAAVQAAQAQVAAVKAAVGAAQAQVAQLTSEIDDSSLRAPIDGIIQLRLAEPGEVLGAGGRVLLLIDPYDQYMNLYLPASVTGRLTVGDESRILLDALPNQPLPAKISFVAAKSQFTPKEVETRDERQKLVFRVKVRLTQPAAVPQAKPGMPGAGYVRTAPVDWPANLK; via the coding sequence ATGTCGACGAACCACCGTTCTTCCCGCATTTTCGCTGTTTCCCTCTTGATTCTGTTACTCGCCGCTGGTGGCTTCGGCTACTGGAAGTCGCTCCAGGATCGCCTGCCGGAAGGCCTGAGCATGGGCAATGGCCGTCTCGAGGCCACCGAGGTGCAGATCGCCAGCAAGATCCCCGGACGCCTGGCGGAAGTGCGTGTCAACGAAGGCGACAAGGTGCTCCAGGGACAACTGCTGGCCCGCATGGACACCCGCACCCTGGAGGCCCAGCGCAACCAGGCCGAGGCCGAAGTGCTGCGGGCGCGGGAAAACCTGTCGGCCGCCGAAGCCAACGTCCAACTGCGCCAGAGCGAGCAACTGCTGGCCAACCAGGAGCTCAAGCGCTCCCAGGAACTGTTCCGCCGCGGCTTCGCCAGCCAGCAGATCATCGATCAACAACAGGCTCGGTTGAACACCGGAAATGCCGCCGTACAGGCAGCCCAAGCCCAGGTTGCCGCGGTCAAGGCCGCTGTTGGCGCCGCCCAGGCCCAAGTTGCCCAGCTCACCAGCGAGATCGACGACAGCAGCCTGCGGGCGCCCATCGACGGCATCATCCAGCTGCGCCTGGCCGAGCCCGGCGAAGTCCTGGGGGCCGGCGGCCGGGTGCTGCTGCTGATCGACCCCTACGATCAATACATGAACCTCTATCTGCCGGCCTCGGTGACCGGTCGCCTGACCGTTGGCGATGAGTCGCGAATCCTCCTCGATGCTCTGCCCAACCAGCCACTGCCGGCGAAGATCAGCTTCGTCGCCGCCAAGTCCCAGTTCACCCCCAAAGAAGTGGAAACCCGAGACGAGCGCCAGAAGCTGGTGTTTCGGGTCAAGGTGCGCCTGACTCAACCTGCCGCCGTGCCCCAGGCCAAGCCGGGAATGCCCGGTGCCGGTTATGTGCGCACGGCTCCCGTGGACTGGCCGGCTAACCTGAAATGA
- the rbbA gene encoding ribosome-associated ATPase/putative transporter RbbA yields MSGLALQASGIGHRYGSQQALIDISFNLPAGTRCGLIGPDGAGKSSLLGLIAGVKKLQQGELEVLGGAISQRRHRRSLYPRIAFMPQGLGGNLYPDLSISENIRFFATLFGLPRDECEQRMHSLLLATDLLRFAERPAGKLSGGMKQKLGLCCALIHEPDLLILDEPTTGVDPLSRRRFWELVEDVRQQRPQLTLLVATAYMEEAEQFEHCLMLDKGRMIAQGLSQELAKVTTSGKLDDAFTHFQGDTGHDNQPLVIPPRSGDNHDIAIEAHELTLRFGDFTAVNKVSFAIGRGEIFGFLGSNGCGKTTTMKVLTGLMPATEGSAKLLGNPVDAKDLATRKRVGFMSQSFSLYGELSVRQNLDLHARLFDLPPAESSPRIEELIQRFDLGAIAEQQSGALPLGLRQRLSLAVAVLHRPEVLILDEPTSGVDPAARDDFWRLLIELSREQGVTIFLSTHFMNEAQRCDRISLMHAGKVLACDTPAALQQQFAGDTLEAAFVRCLEEAQGAADTAPAPPPAAAASHAIAPPRSGLSLARLLAVATREGKELLRDKVRLGFALLGAIFMMVIFGYGISLDVEKLAFAVYDQDQTPQSRAYLEAFRGSRYFEEKPSIRSAPELHRRLQRSEIKLALEIPPGFGRDLYAGRQPTVAAWLDGGMPFRAETSRNYVEAVHQANLELLAEHSSPALNSRPAAKLETRFRYNQDVVSVNAIGPGVMALILAFIPAMLTALGIVREKELGSITNFYATPLTRLEFLLGKQAPYLAVSLINLGLLVAMNRWLFGVPFKGSGLTLALGGVLYVLATTSMGLLISAFTRTQIAAILGTMIITSLPTIQFSGLIVPRSSLDGSAAIMGQLFPAGHFLDIAVGTFTKALDLRELWPQCLALIGFFLGFTGLSLVMLKKQEV; encoded by the coding sequence ATGAGCGGCCTGGCGCTGCAAGCCAGCGGCATTGGTCATCGCTACGGCTCACAGCAGGCCCTGATCGATATCAGCTTCAACCTGCCAGCGGGCACCCGCTGCGGTTTGATCGGGCCCGACGGCGCCGGCAAGTCCAGCCTTCTGGGCTTGATCGCCGGGGTCAAGAAGCTCCAGCAGGGTGAGCTGGAGGTGCTCGGCGGGGCGATTTCCCAGCGCCGTCACCGCCGCAGTCTTTATCCACGCATCGCCTTCATGCCCCAGGGCCTGGGGGGCAACCTGTACCCCGACCTGTCCATCAGCGAAAACATCCGCTTCTTCGCCACCCTGTTCGGCCTGCCCCGTGACGAATGCGAACAGCGCATGCACAGCTTGCTGCTGGCCACCGACCTGCTGCGCTTTGCCGAGCGTCCGGCGGGCAAGCTGTCCGGCGGGATGAAACAGAAACTCGGCCTGTGCTGCGCATTGATCCATGAACCGGACCTGCTGATTCTCGACGAGCCCACCACCGGGGTTGATCCGCTGTCCCGGCGGCGCTTCTGGGAACTGGTGGAAGACGTGCGCCAACAGCGTCCGCAACTGACCCTGCTGGTGGCCACCGCCTACATGGAAGAAGCCGAGCAGTTCGAACACTGCCTGATGCTCGACAAAGGCCGGATGATTGCCCAGGGCCTGAGCCAGGAACTGGCGAAAGTGACGACCAGCGGCAAGCTGGATGACGCCTTCACCCACTTCCAGGGCGACACGGGCCATGACAATCAACCGCTGGTCATCCCGCCCCGCTCCGGCGACAACCACGACATCGCCATCGAGGCCCACGAACTGACCCTGCGCTTTGGCGACTTCACCGCGGTCAATAAAGTCAGCTTCGCCATCGGACGCGGAGAAATCTTCGGCTTCCTCGGTTCCAACGGCTGCGGCAAGACCACCACCATGAAGGTCCTCACCGGGCTGATGCCCGCCACCGAAGGCAGCGCCAAACTGCTGGGCAACCCGGTGGACGCCAAGGACCTGGCCACCCGCAAACGGGTCGGCTTCATGTCCCAGAGCTTTTCCCTGTATGGCGAGCTCAGCGTGCGGCAGAACCTGGACCTGCACGCCCGCCTGTTCGATTTGCCGCCGGCGGAAAGCAGCCCGCGCATCGAGGAACTGATCCAGCGCTTCGATCTCGGGGCGATTGCCGAGCAACAGTCCGGCGCCCTGCCCCTGGGCCTGCGCCAGCGCCTGTCCCTGGCAGTGGCGGTGCTGCACCGTCCGGAAGTGCTGATCCTCGACGAGCCCACTTCCGGGGTCGACCCGGCCGCCCGTGACGACTTCTGGCGCCTGCTGATCGAACTGTCCCGGGAACAGGGCGTGACCATCTTCCTCTCCACTCACTTCATGAACGAAGCCCAGCGCTGCGACCGCATTTCGTTGATGCACGCCGGCAAGGTACTGGCCTGTGATACGCCCGCGGCGCTGCAACAGCAGTTTGCCGGCGACACCCTGGAAGCCGCCTTTGTCCGCTGCCTGGAAGAAGCTCAAGGCGCCGCAGATACAGCGCCAGCGCCGCCTCCGGCGGCAGCCGCCAGCCACGCCATCGCCCCTCCACGCTCGGGCCTGAGCCTGGCCCGGCTGCTGGCGGTGGCCACCCGCGAAGGCAAGGAACTGCTGCGGGACAAGGTGCGCCTGGGTTTTGCCCTGCTGGGGGCGATCTTCATGATGGTGATCTTTGGCTACGGCATTTCCCTGGATGTGGAAAAGCTCGCCTTCGCCGTCTACGACCAGGACCAGACGCCGCAAAGCCGCGCCTACCTGGAGGCTTTTCGCGGCTCACGCTACTTCGAGGAAAAACCGAGCATCCGCAGCGCCCCTGAACTGCACCGACGCCTGCAACGTTCGGAGATCAAGCTGGCCCTGGAGATCCCGCCCGGCTTTGGCCGCGATCTGTATGCCGGGCGCCAGCCGACAGTGGCCGCCTGGCTGGACGGCGGCATGCCGTTTCGCGCGGAAACCAGCCGCAACTACGTCGAGGCGGTACACCAGGCCAACCTCGAACTCCTGGCCGAACACAGCAGCCCGGCACTGAACTCAAGGCCTGCCGCCAAGCTGGAAACGCGCTTTCGCTACAACCAGGACGTGGTCAGCGTCAACGCCATCGGGCCAGGGGTCATGGCGCTGATCCTGGCGTTCATTCCGGCCATGCTCACCGCCCTGGGTATCGTTCGCGAGAAGGAACTGGGCTCGATTACCAACTTCTATGCCACGCCCCTGACCCGCCTGGAGTTTCTCCTGGGCAAGCAGGCGCCCTACCTGGCGGTGAGCCTGATCAACCTGGGCTTGCTGGTGGCCATGAACCGCTGGTTGTTCGGCGTGCCCTTCAAGGGCAGCGGCCTGACCCTGGCCCTGGGCGGGGTGCTCTACGTGCTGGCCACCACCAGCATGGGCCTGCTGATCTCGGCCTTCACCCGCACCCAGATCGCGGCGATCCTCGGCACCATGATCATCACCAGCCTGCCGACCATCCAGTTCTCCGGATTGATCGTGCCGCGCTCGTCCCTGGATGGATCGGCGGCGATCATGGGCCAGCTGTTCCCCGCCGGGCACTTCCTCGACATTGCCGTCGGCACCTTCACCAAGGCCCTGGACCTGCGTGAGCTCTGGCCTCAATGCCTGGCCCTGATCGGGTTCTTCCTTGGCTTCACCGGGCTCAGCCTGGTCATGTTGAAAAAGCAGGAGGTCTGA
- a CDS encoding ABC transporter permease, translated as MNRLAHILRLGFKELTSLRHDSVLLLFLFYAFTVAIYLPAAGSVIGVHHASVALVDEDHSPLSRQLAESLQPPEFQVPAALPYDQLDNVMDSGQYTFVINIPANFQSDLLAGRQPAVQVNVDATAMSQAFMGAGYISRIFQRELLNYANQADTASKAPALLTTRALFNTNLQGGWFLAVIQIVNNITILAIILTGTALLREREHGTLDHLLVLPLTALEIMLAKVWSNMLVVVLCTWISLEVIVKGVLGVPLAGSMGLFLMVTALYLFASTALGIFLATLARSTPQFGLLAIPVIIPMLLLSGGSTPLDSMPQWLQWVMQGSPSTHFVSLSAAILFRDAGVSVVWPDLLALATIGLLFFTIALARFRKSLAS; from the coding sequence ATGAACCGGCTCGCCCATATCCTGCGCCTGGGGTTCAAGGAGCTCACCAGCCTGCGCCACGATAGTGTCCTGCTGCTGTTCCTGTTCTACGCCTTCACCGTGGCCATCTACCTGCCAGCGGCCGGCTCGGTCATCGGCGTGCACCATGCCAGCGTGGCCCTGGTGGACGAGGACCACAGCCCACTGTCGCGACAGTTGGCAGAATCCCTGCAACCGCCGGAGTTCCAGGTCCCGGCCGCCCTGCCCTACGACCAGCTGGACAACGTCATGGACAGTGGCCAGTACACCTTCGTGATCAACATTCCCGCCAACTTCCAGAGTGACCTGCTGGCCGGCCGCCAGCCGGCGGTGCAGGTCAACGTCGACGCCACCGCCATGAGCCAGGCGTTCATGGGCGCCGGCTACATCAGTCGGATCTTCCAGCGTGAGCTGCTCAACTATGCCAATCAGGCGGATACCGCGAGCAAGGCCCCGGCCCTGCTGACCACCCGCGCCCTGTTCAACACCAATCTGCAAGGCGGCTGGTTCCTGGCGGTGATCCAGATCGTCAACAACATCACCATCCTGGCCATCATCCTCACCGGCACCGCGCTGCTGCGCGAACGCGAGCACGGCACCCTCGACCACCTGCTGGTGCTGCCGCTGACGGCGCTGGAAATCATGCTGGCGAAGGTCTGGAGCAACATGCTGGTGGTGGTGCTGTGCACCTGGATATCACTGGAAGTGATCGTCAAGGGCGTGCTGGGCGTGCCGCTGGCGGGCTCGATGGGGCTGTTCCTGATGGTCACGGCGCTGTATCTGTTCGCCAGCACCGCCCTGGGAATCTTCCTCGCCACCCTGGCCCGTTCGACCCCGCAATTCGGCCTGCTGGCGATCCCGGTGATCATTCCGATGCTGCTGCTGTCCGGCGGCAGCACACCGTTGGACAGCATGCCGCAGTGGCTGCAATGGGTGATGCAGGGCTCGCCATCCACGCACTTCGTCAGCCTCAGCGCGGCGATCCTGTTTCGTGATGCGGGAGTCAGTGTGGTCTGGCCCGACCTGCTGGCCCTGGCGACGATCGGCCTGTTGTTCTTCACCATTGCCCTGGCGCGCTTTCGCAAGAGCCTGGCCTCGTGA
- a CDS encoding flagellar basal body-associated protein FliL, protein MKAWIMLLLALSLPMAAVAEEAKEGEAPKVSYISLSPPFVGNYGLDGGPKLKVYKADVALRVTGDASAQAVKANEPLIRNQLVALFAQQTTETMNNVEAKEKLRQEALKQVQQVMNDETGKPVVEDLLFNNLIIQ, encoded by the coding sequence GTGAAAGCGTGGATCATGTTGCTGCTGGCCCTCTCCCTGCCGATGGCAGCGGTGGCCGAAGAGGCCAAAGAAGGCGAAGCACCGAAAGTCAGCTACATCAGCCTGAGCCCGCCCTTTGTCGGCAACTACGGCCTGGATGGCGGCCCCAAGCTCAAGGTCTACAAGGCCGATGTGGCCCTGCGAGTAACTGGCGATGCCTCGGCCCAGGCGGTCAAGGCCAATGAGCCGCTGATTCGCAATCAGCTGGTGGCGCTGTTTGCCCAGCAGACCACCGAGACCATGAACAACGTCGAGGCCAAGGAAAAGCTGCGCCAGGAAGCCCTCAAGCAGGTGCAACAGGTGATGAACGATGAAACCGGCAAGCCGGTGGTGGAAGACCTGTTGTTCAACAACCTGATCATCCAATAG
- a CDS encoding NADPH:quinone oxidoreductase family protein, which translates to MKAVLCKAFGPAETLVLEEVASPVPKKNEILLDVHAAGVNFPDTLIIEGKYQFKPPFPFSPGGEAAGIVSAVGEKISHLKVGERVMALTGWGSFAEQVAVPGYNVLPIPAAMDFNTAAAFSMTYGTSMHALKQRGNLQPGETLLVLGASGGVGLAAVEIGKAMGARVIAAASSAQKLAVAKAAGADELINYSESNLKDEVKRLTDGNGADVIYDPVGGDLFDQAVRSIAWNGRLLVVGFASGRIPELPVNLALLKGAAVVGVFWGSFAQRQPQDNAANFQQLFGWFAAGKLKPLVSQVYPLTAAARAIDDLGQRKAVGKVVVQVR; encoded by the coding sequence ATGAAAGCCGTGCTGTGCAAAGCCTTCGGCCCCGCCGAAACACTGGTGCTGGAAGAGGTCGCAAGTCCCGTGCCGAAGAAGAACGAGATCCTCCTGGACGTGCATGCCGCTGGGGTGAATTTTCCGGACACCCTGATCATCGAGGGCAAATACCAGTTCAAGCCACCCTTCCCCTTCTCCCCGGGTGGCGAAGCGGCCGGGATCGTCAGTGCGGTGGGCGAGAAGATCAGCCATCTCAAGGTCGGTGAGCGGGTCATGGCCCTGACCGGCTGGGGCAGCTTTGCCGAACAGGTGGCGGTGCCGGGCTACAACGTGCTGCCGATTCCCGCCGCCATGGACTTCAACACTGCCGCCGCTTTCAGCATGACCTACGGCACCTCGATGCATGCCCTCAAGCAGCGCGGCAACCTGCAGCCCGGTGAAACCCTGTTGGTGCTCGGCGCCTCGGGCGGAGTCGGACTGGCGGCGGTGGAAATCGGCAAGGCCATGGGCGCCCGGGTGATCGCCGCCGCCAGCAGCGCGCAAAAGCTCGCCGTGGCCAAGGCCGCCGGCGCTGATGAACTGATCAACTACAGCGAAAGCAACCTGAAGGACGAGGTCAAGCGCCTGACCGATGGCAACGGCGCCGACGTGATCTACGACCCGGTGGGCGGCGACCTGTTCGATCAGGCCGTGCGCTCCATCGCCTGGAATGGCCGCCTGCTGGTGGTGGGCTTTGCCAGCGGACGCATTCCCGAATTGCCAGTGAACCTGGCACTGCTCAAGGGCGCGGCGGTGGTTGGCGTGTTCTGGGGCTCCTTCGCTCAGCGCCAGCCTCAGGACAACGCGGCGAACTTCCAGCAGCTGTTCGGCTGGTTCGCCGCGGGCAAGCTCAAGCCGCTGGTATCCCAGGTCTATCCTCTGACGGCAGCTGCCCGGGCCATCGATGATCTGGGGCAGCGCAAGGCGGTGGGCAAGGTGGTGGTGCAAGTCCGCTGA
- a CDS encoding flagellar basal body-associated protein FliL has translation MSTMLRKLLLGLLALPGLIIGAQAPAQADANGLRNATVLIVRHAEKPDQGSGLSPRGEERAQAYARYFDPLQLDGQSLVPQRLIATSDTPDSARPRLTLEPLAQRLKLGIEQPYADKQVDKLVKSLSKDNQAQVLLIAWHHGKIFQLINAFGGDAQALVGAKSWPESVRISEHRDRPFRLIVTGHFANA, from the coding sequence ATGAGCACGATGCTACGCAAACTGTTACTGGGGCTGCTGGCCCTGCCCGGACTGATCATCGGCGCCCAGGCGCCGGCTCAGGCCGATGCCAATGGGCTGCGCAACGCCACGGTACTGATTGTCCGCCACGCCGAGAAACCGGACCAGGGCAGCGGCCTGAGCCCAAGGGGTGAAGAGCGTGCCCAAGCCTACGCCAGGTATTTTGACCCGTTGCAACTGGACGGCCAGAGCCTGGTGCCTCAGCGTCTGATCGCCACCAGCGATACGCCGGACAGCGCGCGGCCACGGCTGACCCTGGAACCCTTGGCCCAGCGTCTGAAGCTCGGTATCGAGCAGCCCTATGCCGACAAGCAGGTGGACAAGCTGGTCAAATCCCTGAGCAAGGACAATCAGGCCCAGGTGCTGCTGATTGCCTGGCACCACGGCAAGATCTTTCAACTGATCAATGCTTTTGGCGGCGACGCCCAAGCCCTGGTCGGAGCCAAGTCCTGGCCGGAATCGGTGCGGATTTCGGAGCACCGTGACCGGCCGTTTCGGTTGATCGTGACCGGTCATTTCGCTAACGCGTGA
- the istA gene encoding IS21 family transposase, translated as MAAPRVAMRNIKECLRLKFEAGLSHEKIARALQLSKGVVSKYIAAARVAGLDWPALVAMDEAALAAALFAPTSTNKPRGERVLPDVLSIHRELRRKGVTLQLLWEEYLAAHAGQPTYRYTQFVEHYRRYAQTLKRSMRQLHRAGEKLFIDYAGPTLPVVDPATGEVRRAHIFVAALGASNYTYACATPGETQVDWLTSLGQALTYFGGVPEMVVPDNPRALVAQPDRYEPGLNRATLECARHYQTVILPARPRKPQDKAKAEVAVQVVERWIMARLRHRQFFSLHALNQAIAELLEDLNRRPFKRLDGCRRDWFERLDRPALRALPVHPYEVATFKRCKVSIDYHIEVNGSFYSVPSALARQNVDVRLTAHTLEVLHGNRRVASHLLLGRRGAYSTQREHMPAAHQAHREWTPQRLLDWGARIGPYTRQLIDHQLTHKPHPEMGYRACLGLLSLARRYGNARLEAAAERAVHLRAFTGRSVRNLLQQGLDQQPLPQRAAETTLPGDHENVRGADYYQPPQQELFDDAATHPESTAPATPGRHGPRPGRAMDAAGQPQPELR; from the coding sequence ATGGCGGCGCCGCGAGTAGCCATGCGAAACATCAAAGAATGTCTGCGCCTCAAGTTTGAGGCCGGCTTGTCCCACGAGAAGATTGCCCGTGCCTTGCAGCTGTCCAAGGGCGTGGTTAGCAAGTACATCGCGGCGGCGCGGGTGGCCGGGCTGGACTGGCCGGCGCTGGTGGCCATGGACGAGGCCGCGCTGGCGGCCGCCTTGTTTGCACCGACGTCGACGAACAAGCCGCGCGGTGAGCGAGTGCTGCCCGATGTGCTGAGCATCCACCGCGAGTTGCGACGCAAGGGCGTGACCTTGCAGCTGCTGTGGGAGGAATATCTCGCCGCGCATGCGGGCCAGCCGACCTACCGCTACACCCAGTTCGTCGAGCACTACCGGCGCTACGCCCAGACGCTCAAACGTTCGATGCGTCAGCTGCACCGTGCGGGCGAGAAGCTATTCATCGACTATGCCGGGCCGACGCTGCCGGTGGTCGACCCGGCCACCGGCGAAGTGCGCCGGGCGCACATCTTCGTCGCCGCCCTGGGCGCCTCGAATTACACCTATGCCTGCGCGACGCCAGGCGAAACCCAGGTGGACTGGCTGACCTCGCTGGGCCAGGCTCTGACCTACTTTGGCGGCGTGCCGGAAATGGTTGTGCCGGACAATCCGCGCGCCCTGGTCGCCCAGCCGGATCGCTACGAGCCGGGCCTGAACCGGGCCACGCTGGAGTGCGCGCGTCATTACCAGACGGTGATCCTGCCGGCACGGCCACGCAAGCCTCAGGACAAGGCCAAGGCCGAGGTGGCGGTGCAGGTGGTCGAGCGCTGGATCATGGCGCGGCTGCGCCATCGGCAGTTCTTCAGCCTGCATGCGCTTAACCAGGCCATCGCCGAGCTGCTGGAGGATCTGAATCGGCGCCCGTTCAAGCGGCTCGATGGCTGCCGGCGCGACTGGTTCGAGCGCCTGGATCGCCCGGCCTTGCGAGCGCTGCCGGTGCATCCCTACGAGGTCGCCACCTTCAAGCGCTGCAAGGTCAGCATCGACTACCACATCGAGGTCAATGGCAGCTTCTACAGCGTGCCCTCCGCCCTGGCCCGGCAGAACGTGGACGTGCGACTGACGGCACACACCCTGGAAGTGCTGCATGGCAACCGGCGGGTGGCCAGCCACCTGCTGCTGGGGCGACGCGGCGCTTACAGTACCCAGCGCGAGCACATGCCCGCGGCGCACCAGGCGCATCGCGAATGGACGCCACAACGCCTGCTCGACTGGGGCGCGCGGATCGGCCCCTACACGCGCCAACTGATCGATCACCAACTGACCCACAAGCCGCACCCGGAGATGGGCTACCGCGCCTGCCTCGGCCTGCTCTCGCTGGCCCGGCGCTATGGCAATGCACGCCTGGAAGCCGCTGCCGAACGTGCCGTACACCTGCGCGCCTTCACCGGGCGCAGCGTGCGCAACCTGCTCCAGCAAGGCCTGGATCAACAGCCGCTGCCCCAGCGTGCCGCCGAAACGACCTTACCCGGCGACCACGAGAACGTCCGTGGCGCCGACTACTACCAACCCCCGCAACAGGAGCTGTTCGATGATGCCGCAACACACCCTGAATCAACTGCACCAGCTACGCCTGGACGGCATGGCCCGCGCCCTGGAAGAGCAATGGACGCTGCCGGCCAGCCACAGCCTGAGCTTCGATGA
- the istB gene encoding IS21-like element IS1474 family helper ATPase IstB, with protein sequence MMPQHTLNQLHQLRLDGMARALEEQWTLPASHSLSFDERLGLLLDRELAWRDNQRLVRLRKKAKLKYANACLEDLDRRTGRALDERLIATLASGDWIRQQHNLLLTGPTGAGKTWLACALGNQACRQGYSTLYLRTPRLLEQLRIAHGDGSFGRTLQQLAKVDVLVLDDWALAPLEEGARHDLLEVIDDRAGSRSTILTSQLPIEHWHGWINDPTLADAILDRLVHNAYRLTMKGESLRRKKAEEQAAS encoded by the coding sequence ATGATGCCGCAACACACCCTGAATCAACTGCACCAGCTACGCCTGGACGGCATGGCCCGCGCCCTGGAAGAGCAATGGACGCTGCCGGCCAGCCACAGCCTGAGCTTCGATGAACGCCTCGGCCTACTGCTCGACCGCGAACTGGCCTGGCGTGACAACCAGCGCCTGGTACGGCTGCGCAAGAAGGCCAAGCTCAAGTACGCCAACGCCTGCCTGGAAGATCTCGACCGCCGCACCGGACGCGCCCTGGACGAGCGTCTGATCGCCACCCTGGCCAGTGGCGACTGGATCCGCCAGCAGCACAACCTGCTGCTGACCGGCCCGACCGGTGCCGGCAAAACCTGGCTGGCCTGCGCCCTGGGCAACCAGGCCTGCCGCCAGGGCTATAGCACCCTGTACCTGCGCACCCCGCGCCTGCTGGAACAACTGCGCATCGCTCATGGCGACGGCAGCTTCGGCCGTACCCTGCAACAGCTGGCAAAGGTCGACGTCCTGGTGCTGGACGACTGGGCGCTAGCCCCGCTGGAGGAAGGAGCCCGGCATGACCTGCTGGAGGTGATCGACGACCGCGCTGGCAGCCGCTCCACCATCCTGACGAGCCAACTGCCCATCGAGCACTGGCACGGCTGGATCAACGACCCGACCCTGGCCGATGCCATCCTCGACCGCCTGGTGCACAACGCCTACCGACTGACGATGAAAGGCGAGTCGCTGCGCCGAAAAAAAGCCGAGGAACAAGCCGCATCGTGA
- a CDS encoding gamma-glutamylcyclotransferase encodes MTALESSYLNLAYPPRLDLGPQLTHEQLRSSMQSTMARHKGGPVWLFAYGSLIWRPECSAVERMRGRVHGYHRGLYLWSHEHRGTPEMPGLVFGLDRGGSCSGFAYRLPEEHLDASLYALWQREMPYPSYRPHWLNCRLEDGSQVQALGFVLERHLPSYAGNLPDHVLSQVFESACGRYGTTRDYVEQTVQALRSHAMPDRNLEARLKRCKSSGAVASA; translated from the coding sequence ATGACAGCCCTTGAATCCAGTTATCTGAATCTGGCTTACCCTCCGCGGCTCGATCTGGGGCCGCAGCTGACCCACGAACAACTTCGCAGTTCCATGCAATCCACCATGGCCCGGCACAAGGGTGGTCCGGTCTGGCTGTTCGCCTACGGTTCATTGATCTGGCGCCCGGAGTGTTCGGCGGTCGAGCGCATGCGCGGACGGGTGCATGGCTATCATCGCGGTCTGTATCTGTGGTCACACGAGCATCGCGGCACGCCGGAAATGCCGGGCCTGGTGTTCGGCCTGGATCGTGGCGGCTCCTGCAGCGGCTTCGCCTACCGGCTGCCGGAGGAGCATCTGGACGCCTCGTTGTATGCCCTGTGGCAACGTGAAATGCCTTATCCCTCTTACCGTCCGCACTGGCTCAACTGCCGTCTTGAGGATGGTAGCCAGGTCCAGGCCCTGGGATTCGTGCTGGAGCGGCACCTGCCCAGCTATGCCGGCAATCTGCCGGATCATGTGCTGAGCCAGGTGTTCGAGAGCGCTTGCGGGCGTTATGGCACCACCCGCGATTATGTCGAGCAGACGGTCCAGGCCCTGCGCAGCCATGCCATGCCGGATCGCAATCTGGAGGCGCGGCTCAAGCGCTGCAAGTCTTCAGGGGCCGTGGCTTCGGCTTGA